One segment of Metallosphaera cuprina Ar-4 DNA contains the following:
- the tmk gene encoding dTMP kinase, protein MKLIVIEGIDGSGKSTLARNMFSTLSKGHKVTLTQEPFTDDIKQLLEKYKWNDQVLLALLFSADRQIHVRWMEAQDTEIIICDRYYFSTLAYQGVSVDWNWLETLSSIFPKPDLTILLDIPAYIALERLKKKKESLDFKEKRESLEKVRQNYLALASKYNFKVLDASLPEEKLQSISLQYVYDLLSSSTSRASLSTL, encoded by the coding sequence ATGAAATTAATTGTCATTGAGGGTATAGATGGATCAGGAAAATCCACCTTAGCCAGAAATATGTTTTCAACACTATCGAAAGGACATAAGGTAACTCTCACTCAGGAGCCTTTTACCGATGATATAAAACAGCTACTAGAGAAATATAAATGGAACGATCAAGTTCTACTCGCTCTCCTTTTCTCTGCCGACAGGCAAATTCACGTTAGGTGGATGGAAGCACAAGATACTGAAATAATAATATGCGACAGGTACTACTTTTCTACCCTAGCATATCAGGGAGTTAGCGTCGACTGGAATTGGCTAGAAACGTTAAGCTCTATCTTTCCGAAGCCAGACCTAACAATATTACTTGATATCCCGGCTTACATTGCCCTTGAAAGATTAAAGAAAAAGAAGGAGTCGCTTGACTTCAAAGAGAAGAGGGAGTCGCTAGAAAAGGTGAGACAAAATTACCTTGCTTTAGCCTCGAAGTACAACTTCAAAGTACTTGACGCCAGTCTCCCGGAGGAGAAGCTACAATCTATTTCTCTTCAATATGTTTATGATCTGTTATCCTCTTCAACCTCTCGAGCGAGTCTAAGTACCTTATGA
- a CDS encoding Clp1/GlmU family protein has product MKVEPGRYVVLRGPCNLNVTQGEAQILGIAKKTYVIASETTFSIFSARGAEIESDCSYVTNLPALGWENIGEIVAMTGGRVIVIGAQDSGKSYLSKLIYNMTDNFLYVDLDVGQSSLFLPSFVSSIRGKELFFENPLMFTRLEFFGDITPSRDPKRHIILATKLTESEKNVVIDTDGWINNYGLVHKRRLIEYLDPDYIIVFNRNNKLIPREYIDRVIYLSSPSVNQKKKSDRHIIRRNLYLRYFKEAKVREAPTFGERVKGIRSLCLNFDSLEGLILGLIKENRVVGAGLLHLAESLEILTPVNEFDDFYLGLISLDREWRERRIL; this is encoded by the coding sequence ATGAAAGTGGAACCTGGTAGATACGTTGTTCTAAGAGGACCGTGCAACCTTAATGTAACCCAAGGAGAAGCCCAAATCTTAGGTATAGCTAAGAAAACTTATGTTATCGCTTCAGAAACAACCTTTTCCATTTTTAGCGCGCGAGGAGCTGAGATAGAGAGCGATTGTTCTTATGTAACTAACTTACCTGCCTTAGGATGGGAGAACATAGGTGAGATTGTTGCAATGACAGGAGGGAGAGTGATTGTAATTGGAGCCCAAGATTCTGGGAAAAGCTATCTCTCTAAATTAATTTATAACATGACAGATAATTTCCTTTACGTAGACCTAGACGTAGGTCAATCTTCACTGTTTCTGCCCTCCTTCGTTTCATCCATAAGAGGAAAAGAGTTGTTTTTTGAAAACCCGCTAATGTTTACTAGATTGGAATTTTTCGGAGACATTACGCCATCACGTGATCCTAAGAGGCATATCATCCTGGCAACTAAATTGACGGAAAGCGAGAAAAACGTCGTAATAGATACGGATGGCTGGATAAACAATTATGGATTAGTACATAAGAGGAGGTTGATTGAGTATTTAGACCCGGATTATATCATAGTCTTCAATAGGAATAACAAATTAATTCCGAGAGAATATATAGATAGGGTAATTTATCTCTCATCCCCTTCAGTAAATCAAAAAAAGAAATCAGATAGACATATTATAAGACGAAACCTTTATTTACGATATTTTAAAGAAGCAAAGGTAAGAGAAGCACCTACTTTTGGTGAAAGGGTAAAGGGAATTAGATCCCTGTGCTTAAACTTCGACTCATTAGAAGGGCTAATTTTGGGCCTAATTAAGGAAAACAGAGTCGTTGGGGCAGGCCTTCTCCATCTGGCTGAAAGCTTGGAAATATTAACTCCAGTAAACGAATTTGATGATTTTTATCTAGGACTGATATCTCTAGATAGAGAGTGGAGAGAAAGGAGAATCCTTTAG
- a CDS encoding ATP-binding protein: MGYKYSSLSDFLFEKGDLISIFGSYATGKTAIALQVLKEMSDGVFISTTGEGYKSRVRGKYSSSFVDVANTFQLFNAVIEAIENSSNLIIVDSINRFFKLERKYRQLLMTLNMLKLSRSKVLLTWEMSTNNKVSGHAVMRYYSDEIFRTTGKYIIGNGKKCEFKILTYEVKGCY, translated from the coding sequence GTGGGATATAAATATTCGTCATTAAGTGATTTCTTATTTGAAAAAGGCGATCTGATTTCGATCTTTGGAAGCTATGCTACTGGGAAGACCGCTATAGCCCTACAAGTTTTGAAAGAAATGTCAGACGGTGTGTTCATATCGACAACCGGAGAGGGATATAAGAGTAGGGTGAGAGGCAAGTACAGCTCGTCATTTGTCGACGTTGCTAACACTTTTCAGCTATTCAACGCTGTTATTGAAGCAATTGAGAATTCGTCTAACTTAATCATTGTTGACTCAATAAACAGATTTTTTAAATTAGAGCGTAAATATAGGCAGCTGCTCATGACTTTGAACATGCTGAAATTGTCTAGAAGTAAGGTTCTGCTTACCTGGGAGATGTCTACAAACAACAAGGTAAGTGGGCACGCTGTTATGAGATACTACTCCGATGAAATTTTTAGAACAACAGGAAAATATATCATAGGAAATGGGAAAAAATGCGAATTTAAAATTTTAACTTATGAGGTGAAGGGATGTTACTGA
- a CDS encoding CDP-2,3-bis-(O-geranylgeranyl)-sn-glycerol synthase codes for MLLTYLLLGLLYYLPAFIANGSGPLVKNGRPIDLGKIFVDGRRVLGDGKTFEGLLISLTYGTTVGVAISFFLGYKWIVVSFMESLGAMLGDMVGAFIKRRLNIPRGGRAPLLDQIDFVLGSTALGVVSGLSISLTQFLFVIAVAIVAHVLTNRAAFRLRIKSVPW; via the coding sequence ATGTTACTGACTTATCTCCTTTTGGGCCTCTTATACTACCTACCGGCTTTCATTGCTAACGGGTCAGGTCCTTTGGTAAAAAATGGGCGACCAATCGATTTGGGGAAAATCTTCGTTGATGGAAGGAGAGTCTTAGGCGATGGTAAGACGTTCGAAGGGCTGCTCATATCTTTGACCTATGGTACGACAGTTGGAGTAGCAATTTCGTTCTTTCTTGGATACAAATGGATAGTTGTATCTTTCATGGAATCCCTCGGTGCCATGTTAGGGGACATGGTAGGTGCGTTCATAAAGAGAAGACTTAACATTCCTCGTGGGGGTAGAGCGCCTCTTTTAGATCAAATAGATTTCGTCTTAGGTTCCACAGCTTTAGGAGTTGTATCTGGTCTCTCTATAAGTTTAACCCAGTTTCTTTTTGTTATAGCTGTTGCTATAGTAGCTCACGTTCTGACAAATAGGGCAGCATTTCGATTAAGAATAAAAAGCGTTCCGTGGTAA
- the mcm gene encoding minichromosome maintenance protein MCM: METQQIDYGQRFEEFLREAKDKDGSLKYIKQVNEIIAFRKRSLVVDFSDLYQHDEKLASEIINSPLEIIPILEDRILKLVEEQDGEFTKEIKKVHLRLNNVPRLIELRKIRSSEINKVVVVEGILTKQTPLKERAYRIVLKHVSPECNEEFRWPENEEMDETIKMPSICPVCGKPGQFDIIPQKAELVDWQRVIIQERPEEVPAGQIPRQLEAVFEDDLVDSARPGDRVRFTGILMIKQDSLLRRGSRSIFDIYLKVLNVEISQKVLDEVEITEEDKKRILEIAKNPWIREAIISSIAPSIYDHWEIKEAISLALFGGVQRTMEDGTRTRGDIHVLIVGDPGTAKSQILQFAARVSPRSVYTTGKGATAAGLTAAVVREKNTGDYYLEAGALVLADGGVAVIDEIDKMRDEDRVAIHEAMEQQTVSIAKAGILAKLNARATIIAAGNPKFGRYIQERAVAENIDLPPTILSRFDLIFILIDKPGIEDQNLAGHILDMHSGKQARNFITVDDMKKYIAYARKFINPRLNDEAKQLLADFYVEMRRKSSENPSTPILITPRQLEALIRITEAYARMALREEATREDAERAINIMRIFLEKVGIDVESGTLDIDTIMTGKPKSAREKMVKIIEIIDQLSSDRGCGKLKDIIKESEREGIEKSSAEKIVLDMKRSGLIYEVSPECFKKVS, translated from the coding sequence ATGGAAACTCAACAAATTGACTATGGACAGCGATTCGAAGAGTTCCTTAGAGAGGCTAAGGATAAAGACGGCAGTTTAAAATATATTAAGCAGGTAAACGAGATAATAGCCTTCAGAAAGAGAAGCTTAGTAGTAGATTTCAGTGATTTATACCAGCATGATGAAAAGTTAGCTTCTGAGATAATAAACTCTCCTCTTGAAATAATCCCAATATTAGAAGACAGGATACTTAAACTAGTTGAGGAGCAGGACGGTGAGTTCACAAAAGAGATAAAGAAAGTTCACCTCCGTCTAAATAATGTTCCTAGACTCATAGAGCTCAGAAAAATAAGGAGCTCAGAAATTAATAAGGTGGTAGTTGTAGAGGGAATTCTTACAAAACAAACTCCGCTAAAGGAAAGGGCATACAGGATAGTTCTTAAACACGTTAGCCCAGAATGCAATGAAGAGTTCAGATGGCCTGAGAACGAGGAAATGGACGAGACCATAAAGATGCCTTCTATATGCCCTGTATGTGGAAAACCGGGCCAGTTCGACATAATCCCTCAGAAAGCTGAGCTCGTTGATTGGCAGAGGGTTATAATACAGGAGAGACCAGAAGAGGTGCCGGCGGGTCAAATTCCACGTCAACTAGAGGCGGTGTTCGAAGACGATCTAGTCGACTCAGCCAGACCTGGGGATAGAGTTAGATTTACAGGGATACTGATGATAAAGCAAGACTCCCTTCTTAGGAGAGGAAGTAGATCTATATTTGACATTTATCTCAAGGTGTTAAACGTAGAGATCTCTCAAAAGGTTCTTGATGAGGTTGAGATTACTGAAGAGGATAAAAAGAGGATCTTGGAGATAGCTAAGAATCCATGGATTAGAGAGGCAATAATTTCGTCTATTGCCCCCTCGATCTACGATCATTGGGAGATCAAAGAGGCGATCTCTCTAGCCCTCTTCGGAGGGGTTCAAAGAACGATGGAAGACGGAACCAGGACTAGGGGAGACATACACGTTCTAATAGTAGGAGATCCTGGTACTGCTAAGTCACAGATCCTGCAGTTCGCAGCAAGGGTATCACCTAGATCCGTTTACACTACAGGGAAGGGAGCCACAGCTGCAGGCCTTACTGCGGCGGTGGTGAGAGAGAAAAACACCGGAGATTACTATCTTGAAGCTGGGGCTCTAGTTTTAGCCGACGGTGGAGTTGCAGTCATTGATGAGATTGACAAAATGAGGGATGAGGATAGAGTTGCAATACATGAGGCCATGGAACAGCAGACAGTTTCTATAGCTAAAGCTGGCATTTTGGCAAAGCTTAATGCGAGAGCTACTATTATAGCTGCGGGCAATCCAAAGTTTGGAAGATATATTCAAGAGAGGGCTGTAGCTGAAAACATCGACCTGCCTCCAACTATACTGTCTAGGTTCGATTTGATTTTCATCCTTATAGATAAACCCGGTATAGAGGATCAAAATCTAGCAGGTCACATATTGGACATGCATAGCGGCAAACAGGCTAGAAATTTTATAACTGTTGATGATATGAAAAAATACATAGCTTACGCAAGGAAGTTTATCAACCCTAGACTGAACGACGAAGCTAAACAGCTACTGGCAGATTTTTACGTGGAGATGAGGAGGAAAAGTAGCGAAAACCCTAGCACTCCCATATTAATAACTCCTAGACAGTTGGAAGCTTTAATCAGGATAACTGAGGCTTACGCCAGGATGGCGCTCCGTGAAGAGGCGACTAGGGAAGATGCGGAGAGAGCGATTAACATCATGAGAATATTCCTTGAGAAAGTGGGAATAGATGTGGAATCGGGTACCTTAGATATTGATACTATTATGACCGGGAAGCCTAAAAGTGCTAGAGAGAAGATGGTGAAAATAATTGAGATCATAGATCAACTTTCTTCAGATAGAGGCTGTGGTAAGCTAAAAGATATAATTAAGGAGTCGGAGAGAGAGGGAATAGAAAAATCTAGTGCGGAAAAGATCGTCTTGGATATGAAAAGAAGCGGATTGATTTATGAGGTTTCTCCGGAGTGCTTTAAGAAAGTATCCTAA
- a CDS encoding THUMP domain-containing protein, with translation MIGQGDSGDRTDRFGDPNGRVIGSETRKRIALIATTAPNKGSKCRLDLLNRLIPCDPDVLIEEPIKNVLLVRSNLPSLLCYGAVISAPPACVRKVFPVDAVTKSEYKEIMKASVKILENKEGNLYVECIKRSGNLDCRTIEIAIGGLFSKKLKIDSKNFHIKLTINILGDITALSLLKPGQEKVSVRSLS, from the coding sequence ATGATAGGCCAAGGGGATTCTGGAGATCGGACTGACAGATTTGGAGACCCTAATGGGAGGGTAATAGGTTCTGAAACCAGAAAGCGTATCGCACTCATAGCCACTACTGCACCTAATAAGGGGAGCAAATGTAGATTAGATCTGTTAAACAGGCTCATCCCTTGCGATCCTGATGTCCTTATAGAAGAGCCTATTAAGAACGTTTTACTGGTTCGCTCTAACTTGCCTAGTCTCTTATGCTACGGAGCTGTGATCTCGGCCCCTCCAGCGTGCGTAAGAAAGGTTTTTCCTGTAGATGCAGTAACTAAATCGGAATATAAGGAGATTATGAAGGCCTCCGTTAAGATACTAGAGAACAAGGAAGGTAACCTCTATGTAGAGTGCATAAAAAGATCAGGCAATCTTGATTGCAGGACTATAGAGATAGCAATAGGTGGATTATTTAGTAAAAAATTGAAAATAGATTCTAAGAACTTTCATATAAAGCTCACAATAAATATTCTAGGAGATATTACAGCTTTATCTCTTCTTAAACCTGGGCAAGAAAAAGTTTCGGTTAGGTCTCTCAGTTAA
- a CDS encoding ORC1-type DNA replication protein — protein sequence MKVTTKLEDIIESSLSGSTIFKRQEVLTPEHIPSRLPHREEKIKELTVIFRELTNDPSSTSIRVVVSGPTGTGKTVTTKTFGNLFKSKLKERGTKIEYIHINCHRQRTLYLLTMELASNLKLPIPVRGLSAQESFRIIHDYLAKRNIHVILTLDEFDYLINTSPHEDIYFLVRLYDELSSTTRHMSYIFIMRDEQNVSTLDRSIKDHMMRNIVKFEPYKVRELKDILTDRVSEAFQPNVVPEETVDYISNVYGHDKGGSGNARLAIEVLEMAGKIAEIKNSPVVLMDYAKEANSRINAEAGEILEEISYLELHPLLILKALINLYNRLKTSSIQIGRLEKEYRDLCQELGEEPRRHTQVYEYVKRMKLMGILETQQSGRGMRGRTTLISFSVPISQDLESLIIKNLRMKLDNKEDYV from the coding sequence GTGAAAGTTACGACAAAGCTTGAAGACATCATAGAGAGTAGCTTATCAGGTAGTACCATATTTAAGAGACAAGAGGTGTTGACACCCGAGCATATACCGAGCAGGCTTCCGCATAGAGAGGAAAAGATAAAGGAGCTTACAGTTATCTTCAGGGAACTAACTAACGATCCAAGTTCCACGTCCATTAGAGTTGTTGTATCAGGACCTACAGGAACAGGTAAGACCGTAACCACGAAGACCTTTGGCAACCTATTCAAAAGCAAGCTTAAAGAAAGGGGAACAAAAATCGAATACATTCACATAAATTGTCACAGGCAAAGAACATTGTATTTGCTGACCATGGAGCTCGCATCAAATCTTAAATTACCTATACCAGTTAGAGGTCTTTCAGCACAAGAGTCTTTTAGGATCATACACGATTATCTTGCGAAGAGAAACATACATGTAATCCTTACGTTAGACGAGTTTGATTATCTAATAAACACGTCCCCTCATGAAGATATCTATTTTCTAGTGAGGTTATATGATGAGCTTTCCTCAACTACTAGGCACATGAGTTATATTTTTATAATGAGAGACGAACAGAACGTTTCCACTTTAGATAGGAGTATAAAAGATCATATGATGCGAAATATAGTGAAGTTTGAACCTTATAAGGTTAGAGAGTTGAAGGACATATTAACGGACAGGGTGAGTGAAGCTTTTCAGCCCAACGTTGTTCCTGAGGAGACTGTAGACTACATCTCTAACGTATACGGTCATGATAAAGGTGGTAGCGGTAACGCTAGGTTGGCCATCGAAGTCTTAGAGATGGCAGGGAAGATAGCTGAGATTAAGAATTCTCCAGTGGTTCTCATGGATTACGCAAAAGAGGCGAATTCTAGGATAAACGCTGAGGCAGGAGAGATCCTAGAGGAGATATCTTACCTAGAACTACATCCTCTACTAATTCTCAAAGCTCTGATAAACCTTTATAACAGATTGAAGACCAGCTCCATCCAGATAGGAAGACTTGAAAAAGAGTATAGAGACCTTTGCCAAGAACTAGGAGAGGAACCGAGAAGACACACTCAAGTTTACGAATACGTAAAGAGGATGAAGCTAATGGGTATACTTGAAACTCAACAAAGCGGGAGAGGAATGAGGGGAAGAACCACGCTTATCTCATTTTCTGTTCCAATTTCTCAAGATTTGGAGAGTTTAATCATAAAAAACCTGAGAATGAAGCTCGATAACAAAGAGGACTATGTATAA
- the moaC gene encoding cyclic pyranopterin monophosphate synthase MoaC, producing the protein MIDISEKRVVFREATAEGFINLKPSTIKMIREGKIEKGDVITVAKTAGILAAKRTPEILPLCHPIPLEKVEIEVSVEDSGVRVRATVLAHYKTGVEMEALTAVSGAILTIWDMVKKYEKDENGQYPSTKISEIKVINKLKTM; encoded by the coding sequence ATGATAGATATCTCCGAAAAGAGGGTAGTTTTTAGGGAAGCGACAGCTGAGGGATTTATAAACCTAAAACCTTCTACAATAAAGATGATAAGAGAGGGTAAAATTGAGAAAGGAGACGTAATTACTGTAGCAAAGACCGCAGGAATACTAGCCGCCAAGAGAACTCCAGAGATCTTACCTTTATGTCATCCTATACCATTAGAGAAGGTAGAAATCGAGGTAAGCGTGGAGGATTCAGGTGTAAGAGTGAGAGCAACGGTTTTAGCCCATTATAAGACCGGAGTTGAAATGGAGGCCCTTACAGCAGTATCTGGAGCCATCTTAACTATATGGGACATGGTTAAAAAATATGAGAAAGATGAAAATGGACAGTATCCATCCACTAAAATTTCAGAGATAAAAGTTATAAATAAATTAAAAACTATGTAG
- a CDS encoding replication factor C large subunit, translating to MTVPWVVKYRPNSLDEIENQEDVKEELRSWIDSWIKGKPNYKSVLLYGPPGIGKTTMALALAKSYGLEIIEMNASDTRNVTSLRGIAEKASVTGSLFSDRGKLIFLDEIDGIQSKQDFGAISTVLELISNTKYPIIMAANNPWDPNLRELRNATKMIEIKKLGKIPMRRLLKKICANEKVKCEDAAIDVIIEASDGDARYAINMLQSVAEGYGQVTQSVVEELVRRKERELDPFETLRSLFWAQYGWQAKQAVSRSQTDYELLIRWISENVPIQYEMLNDIWRAYDALSRASIFLSRSKMSSWDLLSYTFDMMGPGVALAEVGKKSPNWKAKWKKYQFPTYVQQLYRSKSLRNTRDSIISKIGRNIHASARKVYNDVYPFFLQYAKEIESSKSLDLSPKEIEFLRASTKKPTADTEARENKPDKNVTRRTSRRSRPT from the coding sequence ATGACAGTCCCATGGGTAGTAAAGTACAGGCCTAATAGTTTAGATGAGATTGAAAACCAGGAAGATGTAAAGGAGGAATTGAGGTCCTGGATCGATTCATGGATAAAGGGAAAACCTAACTATAAGTCTGTTCTACTTTATGGCCCTCCAGGTATAGGAAAGACGACGATGGCCTTAGCATTAGCTAAGTCATACGGTTTAGAGATAATAGAGATGAACGCTAGCGACACCAGGAACGTCACCTCTCTTAGAGGTATAGCTGAAAAGGCGTCCGTCACAGGATCACTTTTCAGTGATAGAGGAAAGCTGATATTCTTGGATGAGATAGATGGTATCCAATCTAAACAAGATTTTGGTGCAATTTCAACTGTTTTGGAATTAATTAGTAATACTAAATATCCTATAATAATGGCCGCAAACAACCCGTGGGATCCTAACCTGAGGGAACTGAGGAATGCGACAAAGATGATTGAGATAAAAAAATTAGGTAAAATACCTATGAGAAGACTATTAAAGAAAATCTGTGCCAACGAAAAGGTCAAATGTGAGGATGCAGCAATTGATGTTATAATAGAGGCCTCGGACGGAGATGCCAGATATGCAATAAACATGCTCCAATCAGTAGCAGAGGGATATGGACAAGTCACCCAGAGCGTGGTGGAAGAGTTAGTTAGAAGAAAGGAGAGAGAACTCGATCCATTCGAAACCTTAAGGAGTCTGTTTTGGGCTCAGTACGGATGGCAAGCTAAACAAGCCGTATCACGCTCTCAGACAGACTATGAGCTGCTAATTAGATGGATATCTGAAAACGTTCCTATTCAGTATGAAATGCTAAATGACATATGGAGAGCCTATGATGCGCTATCCAGAGCATCGATATTTTTGTCTAGATCGAAGATGTCCAGTTGGGATTTACTTAGCTACACTTTCGATATGATGGGGCCAGGAGTCGCGTTAGCTGAAGTAGGTAAGAAAAGCCCTAATTGGAAAGCTAAGTGGAAAAAATATCAGTTTCCCACTTATGTTCAACAACTATATAGGTCTAAGAGCTTAAGAAACACTAGGGACAGTATTATATCCAAAATAGGAAGAAACATACATGCATCAGCTAGGAAAGTCTATAACGACGTATATCCTTTCTTCCTCCAATATGCTAAGGAGATTGAGAGTTCAAAATCCTTAGATCTCTCTCCGAAAGAGATTGAATTCCTTCGAGCCAGTACTAAAAAACCGACAGCTGATACGGAGGCAAGAGAAAACAAACCTGATAAGAACGTGACTAGGAGAACTAGTCGTAGATCTAGGCCTACATAG
- a CDS encoding replication factor C small subunit, whose translation MDEILWAEKYRPRTLDDIVNQKDIVDRLKRFVKERNMPHLLFAGPPGTGKTTSALALVHDLYGENYDQFFLELNASDENGINVIRTKVKDFARTVTPGNVPFKTVLLDEADNMTSDAQQALRRTMELYTESTRFILACNYLSKIIDPIQSRTALFRFYPLKKEDVILRLENILKEEKVQYDVKSLEVVYDVTGGDMRKAINVLQAAAAYGKVTTDSVLKVLGLAQPKEIREMVKLALQGKFLDSRSKLMSLIIDYGLSGEDIVKQVHRDIFSNEYQIPEELRVLMSDYLGEVEFRIIEGADDEIQLSAMLAKLAILGQKYLGEKK comes from the coding sequence ATGGATGAAATATTATGGGCCGAGAAGTACAGACCTAGAACGCTAGACGATATAGTCAATCAAAAAGATATCGTGGATAGACTAAAACGTTTCGTTAAGGAGAGGAACATGCCACATTTGCTCTTCGCTGGACCTCCTGGTACAGGAAAGACAACCTCTGCGCTGGCTTTGGTTCACGATTTATATGGGGAAAATTACGATCAGTTTTTTTTGGAGTTAAATGCTAGTGACGAGAACGGTATTAACGTTATAAGAACAAAGGTAAAAGACTTCGCTAGGACGGTAACACCAGGCAATGTACCTTTCAAGACCGTGCTTCTGGACGAGGCTGACAACATGACATCAGATGCTCAGCAGGCTCTTAGAAGGACCATGGAGCTATACACTGAGAGCACAAGATTCATATTGGCCTGCAACTACCTTAGCAAGATAATTGATCCTATTCAATCTAGAACTGCTCTGTTTAGATTTTATCCTTTAAAGAAAGAGGACGTGATACTTAGACTGGAGAACATACTAAAGGAGGAGAAAGTACAATACGATGTTAAGTCCCTTGAGGTAGTTTACGATGTTACAGGAGGAGACATGAGAAAGGCCATTAACGTTTTACAGGCGGCCGCAGCTTACGGGAAGGTGACAACGGATTCCGTACTCAAGGTGTTAGGATTGGCTCAACCTAAGGAAATAAGAGAAATGGTGAAGCTAGCTCTTCAAGGCAAATTTCTAGACTCCAGATCTAAACTTATGTCATTAATAATTGATTACGGGCTTTCAGGTGAAGATATAGTAAAACAAGTTCACAGAGACATATTCTCAAATGAATACCAGATCCCAGAAGAGTTGAGAGTCCTAATGAGCGATTACTTAGGAGAGGTTGAATTTAGGATAATCGAGGGAGCTGACGATGAGATACAACTATCAGCGATGCTTGCTAAGTTAGCTATCCTCGGTCAAAAGTACTTAGGAGAGAAGAAATGA
- a CDS encoding YbhB/YbcL family Raf kinase inhibitor-like protein, with amino-acid sequence MIVSSSFKNEDVIPSLYTCEGRDVSPPLKWEKVPGALTYAIILEDPDAPGGTFVHWVIYNVKVLELPEGIEKKEKTQYGLQGVNDFGKIGYNGPCPPKGHGYHRYYFNVYALNTELSLRAIKKVTAEELRDAMEGHVIAFGNLMGKYRRG; translated from the coding sequence ATGATTGTTAGTTCATCTTTTAAAAACGAAGATGTAATCCCTTCTTTGTACACTTGTGAAGGAAGAGATGTCTCTCCACCTCTCAAGTGGGAGAAGGTACCAGGGGCTTTAACCTACGCCATTATACTTGAAGACCCGGACGCTCCTGGAGGAACGTTCGTTCATTGGGTCATATACAACGTAAAAGTCCTCGAGTTACCTGAAGGTATAGAGAAGAAAGAGAAAACTCAGTACGGTTTACAAGGAGTGAACGACTTTGGTAAAATAGGATATAATGGGCCTTGCCCCCCAAAGGGGCACGGATATCATAGGTACTACTTTAATGTGTACGCGCTCAACACAGAGCTCTCACTGAGGGCAATCAAAAAGGTTACCGCTGAGGAACTCAGGGATGCAATGGAAGGGCATGTAATAGCTTTTGGCAACCTAATGGGAAAATATAGAAGAGGGTAG
- the psmB gene encoding archaeal proteasome endopeptidase complex subunit beta has translation MVKMNNFIEPDTPSKNSIKILKGTTTVGLVAKDSVVLAADRRASAGFFVANKMVRKIVYIDDRIGMTTAGSVADLQFIYNYMKNIYHYNVISGNRPVTVKSLATYLTNVLSQSKYFPYLVQILIGGYDTQPRLFNLDYLGDMTEETYVATGSGSPVAMGVLEDGYRPDLSGEEAMDLGARAVLSAIKRDSFTGTGVIVTKLSKDGHVEREIYPNRKM, from the coding sequence ATGGTTAAGATGAATAACTTCATAGAGCCTGATACACCTTCGAAAAACAGTATAAAGATCTTGAAGGGTACAACCACTGTAGGTCTTGTAGCTAAGGATTCGGTAGTTCTAGCAGCGGACAGAAGAGCTAGTGCAGGTTTCTTCGTTGCCAATAAGATGGTGAGAAAGATAGTTTATATTGACGATAGGATAGGAATGACGACAGCTGGAAGTGTAGCTGACTTACAATTTATCTATAATTATATGAAAAATATCTATCATTACAACGTGATTTCCGGAAATAGGCCTGTTACTGTCAAAAGCCTTGCTACGTATCTCACTAATGTGTTGTCACAGAGTAAGTATTTCCCATATCTAGTTCAGATACTGATAGGTGGTTATGATACCCAACCTAGGCTGTTCAACTTGGATTACTTAGGAGATATGACTGAGGAAACGTACGTGGCCACCGGATCTGGATCACCTGTAGCTATGGGCGTACTCGAAGACGGATACAGACCGGACTTGTCAGGTGAGGAAGCAATGGATTTGGGAGCAAGGGCCGTTCTATCAGCCATTAAGCGCGACTCCTTTACAGGCACAGGGGTTATAGTCACGAAACTTAGCAAAGATGGTCACGTGGAGAGAGAGATATATCCAAACAGGAAAATGTGA